The following proteins come from a genomic window of Yinghuangia sp. ASG 101:
- a CDS encoding VWA domain-containing protein: MATALVVACAVGAAYVLVNDRPGEKGRIAAGGACGAEAVVRVAAVPEFAPVATEVARRVDEARGCAAVEVRAWAPADLMDALRTGSAEVPDVWVADSSMRLHQAAAELGDRNPYPLTGTPVAFTPLVVAVPEQVAVTQKWFERPPDWLTLLSRIDDRTLPRFTVGSTRTTEGLLGVAAVSAAMTAANADPMVAAMKTFAFRSNVTDAETPAAALLTRTDTAGDARRALDDVGAFVATEQTLWTHDRARPEAVPYVPLYPSGTLVQADYPAVVSQAAAEDAAKTAGVNAVLEALRSPDGVKAATAAGFRGPDGQPPASTSPNVVFAPPTPVPTPAPQGNPSEAVAMVRAWADYRPMPFRVLLLIDGSGSMNERVAGGGGKTKADIMRDAAVDATMLLGRTTEVGIREFAVSPTQKGPWVEYVPLGPLDEMTGQGARKDVVVRSLTGFTAEKGAGTPLYRSLLDAVADAQKSYNAGAVNQIFLLTDGKDEDTAFGMPKAQFLAELRKLQDPRKPLPVFAVGYGANADMATLTEIATMTGGLAVPSSDPGDLIKAVAQILVHVRTTG; this comes from the coding sequence GTGGCGACGGCGCTGGTGGTCGCGTGTGCGGTCGGGGCGGCGTATGTGCTGGTCAACGATCGTCCGGGGGAGAAGGGGCGGATAGCCGCGGGAGGGGCCTGTGGGGCCGAGGCGGTTGTGCGCGTCGCCGCGGTGCCGGAGTTCGCGCCGGTGGCGACGGAGGTCGCGCGGCGGGTCGACGAGGCGCGCGGTTGTGCCGCGGTCGAGGTTCGCGCGTGGGCGCCCGCCGATTTGATGGACGCGCTGCGTACCGGCTCCGCCGAGGTGCCCGACGTGTGGGTCGCCGACTCGTCGATGCGCCTTCACCAAGCCGCGGCCGAGCTCGGCGACCGCAACCCCTACCCGCTGACGGGTACGCCGGTGGCCTTCACCCCGCTGGTGGTGGCCGTCCCGGAGCAGGTCGCCGTGACGCAGAAATGGTTCGAACGCCCGCCCGACTGGCTGACGTTGCTCAGCCGCATCGACGACCGTACGCTCCCGCGCTTCACCGTCGGTTCGACGCGGACGACCGAGGGATTGCTCGGCGTCGCGGCGGTGAGCGCGGCGATGACCGCGGCGAACGCGGACCCCATGGTCGCGGCGATGAAAACGTTCGCGTTCCGGTCCAACGTCACCGACGCCGAGACGCCCGCGGCGGCCCTGCTGACCAGGACGGATACGGCGGGCGACGCACGCCGGGCGCTGGACGACGTGGGCGCGTTCGTGGCGACCGAGCAAACGCTGTGGACGCACGACCGCGCGCGGCCGGAGGCGGTGCCGTACGTGCCGCTCTATCCGTCCGGCACGCTCGTCCAGGCCGACTACCCCGCCGTCGTGTCGCAGGCCGCGGCCGAGGACGCGGCGAAAACGGCCGGGGTGAACGCCGTCCTCGAAGCGCTGCGTTCACCCGATGGAGTGAAGGCGGCGACGGCTGCCGGCTTTCGTGGACCGGACGGGCAGCCGCCGGCGAGCACGTCGCCGAACGTCGTGTTCGCGCCCCCGACGCCGGTCCCGACCCCGGCGCCGCAGGGCAACCCGTCCGAAGCCGTCGCGATGGTCAGGGCCTGGGCCGATTACCGGCCGATGCCGTTCCGGGTGCTGCTGCTGATCGACGGCTCCGGTTCGATGAACGAACGCGTCGCGGGCGGTGGCGGCAAGACAAAAGCGGACATCATGCGCGATGCGGCCGTCGACGCCACGATGCTGCTCGGCAGGACGACCGAGGTCGGGATTCGGGAATTCGCGGTGTCGCCGACGCAAAAGGGCCCGTGGGTCGAATACGTCCCGCTCGGCCCGCTCGACGAGATGACCGGCCAGGGTGCGAGAAAAGACGTCGTCGTGAGGTCGCTCACCGGATTCACGGCGGAAAAGGGCGCGGGCACACCGCTTTATCGGTCGCTCCTCGACGCCGTCGCCGACGCGCAGAAGTCGTACAACGCGGGCGCGGTCAACCAGATTTTCCTGCTGACCGACGGAAAAGACGAGGACACGGCGTTCGGCATGCCCAAGGCACAATTCCTCGCCGAGCTGCGGAAGCTCCAGGACCCGCGGAAGCCGCTGCCGGTCTTCGCCGTCGGCTACGGCGCCAACGCCGACATGGCGACGCTGACCGAGATCGCGACCATGACGGGCGGCTTGGCGGTGCCGTCGAGCGATCCGGGGGATCTGATCAAGGCGGTGGCGCAGATTCTGGTGCATGTGCGCACGACGGGGTGA
- a CDS encoding site-specific integrase encodes MKGSTTRRCGCRNPETGQKYGAACPKLGQRGHGRWAVRQELPADAKGNRRQFRRQGFETGPKAQAVLDHVRALLAIPDADDEEGRCAIGDLLDRISSEGSELPDLEETTRRFRSGADVTRRSTVGEWLDEWIAGKKGSASTLNNYAIDIRKHLKPRIGHIRLDRLRVKHLSEMFQDIADRNEEIVANNLLRRQAVAELEGIPWKGADHRARRKALKSRMDAMPPFERVVNPTTRQRIRATLRGALNAAIAQQIITFNPAAHVEMDPAKRPKPVLWTTAHVERWRATGEKPSPVMVWTPEQTGQFLDFVAEDRLYALWHLVAFRGLRRGEACGIRKGDLEMASGTLSVAKQLIVDGWTVVESDPKSDSGIRTIALDAESVSVCRSHLARQAEERLQWGDAWQDTGRLFAKEDGSWLHPGWVSERFEKLIEESGLPPIRLHDLRHGAATLMLAGGADMKVVQDTLGHATIVLTADTYTSVLPEVARAAAEAAARLVPRGRTTTAGHTTGTPAPDNKEAPPSNVIDFGANPQVSGGTSSF; translated from the coding sequence ATGAAGGGCTCCACCACACGTCGGTGCGGCTGCCGAAATCCGGAAACCGGCCAGAAGTACGGCGCCGCCTGTCCGAAGCTCGGGCAGCGGGGTCACGGCCGTTGGGCGGTCCGCCAGGAGCTGCCGGCCGACGCGAAGGGCAACCGTCGCCAGTTCCGCCGTCAGGGCTTCGAAACCGGTCCCAAGGCGCAGGCCGTGCTGGACCACGTCCGCGCGCTTCTGGCCATCCCCGACGCGGACGATGAGGAAGGCCGCTGCGCGATCGGTGACTTGCTCGACCGCATCTCCTCCGAGGGCTCTGAGTTGCCGGATTTGGAGGAGACGACGCGTCGCTTCCGGTCCGGTGCAGACGTCACGCGGCGCAGCACGGTCGGCGAGTGGCTCGACGAGTGGATCGCGGGCAAGAAGGGATCGGCCTCGACGCTCAACAACTACGCGATCGACATCCGCAAGCACCTCAAGCCGCGGATCGGCCATATCCGGCTCGATCGGCTGCGCGTCAAGCACCTCTCCGAGATGTTCCAGGACATCGCCGACCGCAACGAGGAGATCGTCGCCAACAACCTCCTCCGTCGGCAGGCCGTCGCGGAGTTGGAGGGGATCCCGTGGAAGGGGGCCGACCACCGCGCTCGCCGGAAGGCGCTCAAATCGCGCATGGACGCGATGCCGCCGTTCGAGCGGGTGGTGAATCCGACGACCCGTCAGCGCATCCGCGCGACGCTCCGGGGTGCCCTGAACGCGGCGATCGCTCAGCAGATCATCACCTTCAACCCGGCAGCCCATGTCGAGATGGACCCGGCCAAGCGTCCGAAGCCGGTGCTGTGGACGACCGCCCACGTCGAGCGTTGGCGGGCGACCGGTGAGAAGCCCTCGCCGGTCATGGTCTGGACTCCGGAACAGACCGGCCAGTTCCTCGACTTCGTCGCCGAGGACCGGCTGTACGCGCTGTGGCACCTTGTCGCCTTCCGCGGCCTGCGGCGCGGTGAGGCGTGTGGCATCCGCAAGGGCGACCTCGAAATGGCTTCCGGGACGCTGTCGGTCGCCAAGCAGCTCATCGTCGATGGTTGGACCGTCGTCGAGAGCGATCCGAAGAGCGACAGCGGCATCCGGACGATCGCCCTTGATGCCGAGAGCGTCTCGGTCTGCCGATCGCATCTCGCCCGGCAGGCGGAGGAGCGTCTTCAGTGGGGTGACGCGTGGCAGGACACCGGCCGCCTCTTCGCCAAGGAGGACGGCTCGTGGCTTCATCCGGGCTGGGTCTCGGAGCGGTTCGAAAAGCTGATCGAGGAGTCGGGGCTTCCGCCGATCCGGCTGCATGACCTGCGTCATGGGGCGGCGACGTTGATGCTCGCTGGCGGTGCGGACATGAAGGTGGTGCAGGACACACTCGGCCATGCCACGATCGTGCTGACCGCCGATACGTACACGAGCGTGCTGCCCGAGGTCGCGCGGGCTGCTGCCGAAGCTGCCGCTCGGCTGGTGCCTCGCGGGCGCACCACGACGGCCGGGCACACCACGGGCACACCGGCCCCGGACAACAAAGAAGCCCCGCCGTCGAATGTGATCGACTTCGGGGCCAATCCGCAGGTCAGCGGGGGTACTTCGAGCTTCTGA
- a CDS encoding winged helix-turn-helix transcriptional regulator, producing MKRTPFGTWPCSIARAVDLLGDWWTPLVLREAVFGTRRFEEFQRSLGIGRNVLAQRLNRLVDEGLMDRVPYQGRPLRHEYVLTPKGRDFFPVLTAILAWGDAWLADEEGVPVVLRHRTCGRETHAKVVCGECGEPLRLEDVEALAGPGLPAPLARAGVAAGRFGVRREPAAPLTPSCAHAPESAPPP from the coding sequence ATGAAGAGGACTCCGTTCGGCACCTGGCCGTGCTCGATCGCGCGCGCGGTCGATCTGCTGGGCGACTGGTGGACGCCCCTCGTTCTGCGCGAGGCCGTCTTCGGCACCCGCCGCTTCGAGGAATTCCAGCGCAGTCTGGGAATCGGCCGCAATGTGCTCGCGCAACGCCTCAACCGCCTCGTCGACGAGGGGCTGATGGACCGAGTGCCGTACCAGGGGCGGCCGTTGCGGCACGAGTACGTCCTGACCCCGAAGGGCCGCGACTTCTTCCCGGTGCTCACCGCGATCCTCGCGTGGGGCGACGCCTGGCTCGCGGACGAGGAGGGGGTTCCGGTCGTTTTGCGGCACCGCACGTGTGGGCGCGAGACGCACGCGAAGGTGGTGTGCGGCGAGTGCGGCGAACCCCTGCGCCTGGAGGACGTGGAGGCCCTGGCCGGCCCGGGCCTTCCGGCGCCCCTGGCACGGGCTGGGGTCGCGGCGGGCCGGTTCGGCGTACGCCGCGAGCCCGCCGCGCCGCTCACCCCGTCGTGCGCACATGCACCAGAATCTGCGCCACCGCCTTGA
- a CDS encoding helix-turn-helix domain-containing protein, with protein sequence MNSTPSDVIADQIRASRARLDITRDQLAARCAALGAPGLTYAAITNIETGRREKTTKKRRRDVTVDELMVLARALEVPPALLVLPIGSRKHEEIEFLPGTKAPLWPVLRWFTGEGRVPVDNLIPGGDVDEAGRPEWYDDPERGWEAGAAPLTLRRQHDEQVQSWFRAPTVVRDMGLSETESYASLDRLRARIADELRATRTEMRRLGLAPPKLYEELEHIDEPPAGRRP encoded by the coding sequence ATGAACTCCACACCGAGCGACGTCATCGCAGACCAGATCCGGGCGAGCCGCGCCCGGCTGGACATCACGCGTGACCAACTGGCCGCACGGTGCGCGGCCCTTGGCGCGCCCGGGCTGACCTACGCCGCGATCACGAACATTGAGACCGGCCGCCGCGAGAAGACCACCAAGAAGCGCCGGCGGGACGTCACAGTCGACGAACTGATGGTGCTCGCCCGTGCCTTGGAAGTACCCCCAGCTCTGTTGGTTCTCCCGATTGGCAGCCGCAAGCACGAGGAGATCGAGTTCCTGCCCGGCACGAAGGCCCCCCTGTGGCCCGTGCTGCGGTGGTTCACGGGCGAGGGGCGGGTGCCGGTCGACAACCTCATCCCGGGCGGTGATGTCGACGAAGCTGGTAGGCCCGAGTGGTACGACGATCCGGAACGCGGGTGGGAGGCTGGCGCGGCGCCGCTCACGCTCCGGCGGCAGCACGACGAACAGGTGCAGTCCTGGTTCCGCGCCCCTACCGTCGTCCGCGATATGGGCCTGTCCGAGACGGAGTCGTACGCCAGCCTCGATCGCCTGCGCGCGCGCATCGCGGATGAACTCAGGGCCACCCGCACGGAGATGCGCCGCTTGGGCCTTGCCCCGCCGAAGCTGTATGAGGAACTGGAGCACATCGACGAGCCACCCGCGGGCAGGCGTCCGTGA
- a CDS encoding thioesterase family protein, with protein MAGFAAATAVTPTATPAAPATGQAGDTCAHGAYALDLDPAWTIGGKPNGGYLLAAMARAALADAAAAGSAHIHPLAASANYVGSPDPGPAEVRVELLRTGRTVSQARARLLQNGRICIEANFTLGALDEAGEPWWGTNPPAPLPAPDHLVRIPPVEPVSGMTLPIMDEVVLELDPAGLGFAVGAPGGTGEFAGRVSFADGHPADPVALLFLADVLPPVTMDLGASGWMPTLQLTVYVRAVPAPGPLTIRHHARLIEAGLMDEVCEVWDARGRLVAQATQLASARLPEAGPAGGTAGRVAEDAPGR; from the coding sequence GTGGCAGGTTTCGCGGCGGCGACTGCGGTGACCCCGACGGCAACGCCCGCGGCCCCCGCGACCGGGCAGGCGGGCGACACGTGCGCGCACGGCGCGTACGCCCTCGACCTCGACCCGGCCTGGACCATCGGCGGCAAGCCCAACGGCGGATACCTGCTCGCCGCGATGGCCCGCGCCGCGCTCGCCGACGCCGCCGCCGCGGGCTCCGCGCACATCCACCCGCTCGCCGCGAGCGCGAACTACGTCGGATCCCCCGACCCGGGCCCGGCCGAGGTACGGGTCGAACTGCTGCGCACCGGCCGGACGGTCAGCCAGGCGCGCGCCCGCCTGCTGCAAAACGGCCGCATCTGCATCGAGGCCAACTTCACCCTCGGCGCCCTCGACGAGGCCGGCGAGCCGTGGTGGGGCACCAACCCGCCCGCACCGCTGCCCGCCCCCGACCACCTCGTCCGGATCCCGCCCGTCGAACCGGTCAGCGGCATGACGCTGCCGATCATGGACGAGGTCGTTCTCGAACTCGACCCGGCCGGCCTGGGGTTCGCGGTCGGCGCGCCCGGCGGCACCGGTGAGTTCGCGGGGCGCGTGAGCTTCGCCGACGGGCACCCGGCCGACCCGGTGGCGCTGCTGTTTCTCGCGGACGTCCTGCCCCCGGTCACGATGGACCTCGGCGCGTCCGGGTGGATGCCGACCCTGCAACTGACTGTGTACGTCAGGGCCGTCCCCGCGCCGGGCCCGCTGACGATACGTCACCACGCCCGGCTCATCGAGGCCGGGCTCATGGACGAGGTCTGCGAAGTCTGGGACGCCCGAGGGCGGTTGGTCGCCCAGGCGACGCAACTGGCCTCCGCGCGCCTGCCCGAGGCCGGACCGGCCGGCGGTACGGCGGGCCGGGTGGCGGAGGACGCCCCGGGGCGGTAG
- the crcB gene encoding fluoride efflux transporter CrcB gives MTWLLVVAGASVGAPLRYVADRLVRTARPGMVFPWGTVIVNIVGSLVLGLLTGAAVAGAASSNVQLLLGTGLCGALTTYSTFSYETLSLAEQGLHTRALANVAVSLTAGIGAAFAGAELAEVWWG, from the coding sequence ATGACCTGGCTGCTTGTCGTCGCGGGTGCGAGTGTCGGCGCGCCGCTGCGGTACGTCGCCGACCGGCTGGTCCGAACCGCCCGGCCGGGCATGGTCTTTCCGTGGGGGACGGTGATCGTCAACATCGTCGGAAGCCTCGTGTTGGGCCTGCTGACGGGAGCCGCCGTCGCGGGCGCGGCGTCGTCGAACGTCCAGCTGCTGCTCGGCACGGGCCTGTGCGGCGCTCTGACGACCTATTCGACGTTCTCGTACGAGACGCTGAGCCTCGCCGAACAAGGGCTCCACACGCGCGCTCTCGCGAACGTCGCGGTCAGTCTCACGGCGGGGATCGGCGCGGCGTTCGCGGGCGCGGAACTGGCCGAGGTGTGGTGGGGCTGA
- a CDS encoding DEAD/DEAH box helicase, translated as MPPLFQDAVTPMPVDEDSDTINETNNDTDTTDTADNVAETEAATDAAEEKAEKAQNAEDAADAVAEPAAAPVEEPTQEPADDAVAEPVPADEADEADGAADDAEGAEADAPPPGPTFGELGVPDALVEALERRGVRHAFPIQAAALPDALGGRDILGRGRTGSGKTLGFGLPTLTRLRGQKARAKRPLALVLVPTRELAMQVHDALEPYGRVLDLRMKVVCGGMSMPRQIMALERGVELLVATPGRLQDLVDRGACSLDAVKIAVLDEADQMADMGFLPEVSALLDLVPAGGQRMLFSATLDNGVDAIVKRYLADPVTHSVDPHASSITTMTHHVFTVQPKDKVYVTAAIAARRGRTMVFVRTKFGADRVAAQLREAGVRAEALHGGMTQGARTRTLTEFKEGQTPVLVATDVAARGIHVDGIDLVLHVDPAADPKDYLHRAGRTARAGETGMVVTLALPHQRRTVDRLMESAGVAPERLRVSGSSDPEMRRITGARTLSEVKAQSVADAAVAAEEEAERLAVRIVELKAKAAELRRKAAELAESAQRQEAAERSRPARPERSYERGERPSGDRPRRDDRPRDDRGGRDDRPRGSRGDRSYGDRGGYGERSYDRGRRASDERPAYGERPTYGERSYGDRDRPRRDGGFRDGGRPGGFSRDRHDGGHRAPRADRSDRPAYGDRPRGERPYSDRPFNDRPRGERTYDRAPRHDRHDGPRREGDRKPRWKS; from the coding sequence ATGCCCCCGTTGTTCCAGGACGCTGTCACGCCCATGCCCGTGGACGAGGACAGCGACACCATCAACGAGACCAATAACGACACCGACACCACCGACACCGCCGACAACGTCGCCGAGACCGAGGCCGCCACCGACGCGGCGGAGGAGAAGGCGGAGAAGGCGCAAAACGCGGAGGACGCGGCCGACGCCGTTGCGGAGCCGGCCGCGGCACCGGTCGAGGAGCCGACCCAGGAGCCGGCCGACGACGCGGTGGCGGAGCCCGTACCGGCCGACGAAGCCGACGAAGCCGACGGTGCCGCCGACGACGCGGAGGGCGCCGAGGCGGACGCCCCGCCCCCCGGGCCGACGTTCGGCGAGCTGGGCGTACCGGACGCGCTCGTCGAGGCGCTGGAGCGCCGCGGCGTGCGCCACGCGTTCCCGATCCAGGCGGCGGCCCTCCCCGACGCGCTCGGCGGGCGCGACATCCTGGGCCGCGGACGCACCGGCTCCGGCAAGACCCTCGGCTTCGGCCTGCCGACGCTCACCCGGCTGCGCGGCCAGAAGGCCCGCGCGAAGCGTCCGCTGGCGCTCGTGCTGGTCCCGACCCGCGAGTTGGCGATGCAGGTGCACGACGCGCTGGAACCGTACGGTCGCGTGCTCGACCTGCGTATGAAGGTGGTCTGCGGCGGCATGTCGATGCCCCGTCAGATCATGGCCCTGGAACGCGGCGTGGAGTTGCTGGTGGCCACGCCCGGCCGTCTGCAGGACCTCGTCGACCGCGGCGCGTGCTCGCTCGACGCGGTCAAGATCGCGGTGCTCGACGAGGCCGACCAGATGGCCGACATGGGCTTCCTGCCGGAGGTCTCCGCGCTGCTCGACCTGGTTCCGGCCGGGGGCCAGCGCATGCTGTTCTCGGCGACGCTGGACAACGGCGTCGACGCGATCGTCAAGCGCTACCTCGCCGACCCGGTCACGCACTCGGTCGACCCGCACGCGTCGTCGATCACCACCATGACGCACCACGTCTTCACGGTGCAGCCGAAGGACAAGGTCTACGTCACGGCGGCCATCGCGGCCCGCCGCGGTCGGACGATGGTGTTCGTGCGGACCAAGTTCGGCGCCGACCGCGTGGCCGCGCAGCTTCGCGAGGCCGGGGTGCGGGCCGAGGCGCTGCACGGCGGTATGACGCAGGGCGCGCGCACGCGCACGCTGACCGAGTTCAAGGAGGGCCAGACGCCCGTTCTGGTCGCCACGGACGTCGCCGCGCGCGGCATCCACGTCGACGGCATCGACCTCGTGCTGCACGTCGACCCGGCCGCCGACCCGAAGGACTACCTGCACCGCGCGGGCCGCACCGCGCGGGCCGGCGAGACCGGCATGGTCGTCACGCTCGCGCTGCCGCACCAGCGGCGCACCGTCGACCGGCTCATGGAGTCGGCCGGCGTCGCGCCCGAGCGGCTTCGGGTGTCGGGCAGCAGCGACCCGGAGATGCGCCGCATCACCGGTGCGCGCACGTTGTCCGAGGTCAAGGCGCAGTCCGTCGCGGACGCGGCGGTCGCGGCCGAGGAAGAGGCCGAGCGCCTGGCCGTCCGCATCGTCGAACTCAAGGCGAAGGCGGCCGAGTTGCGGCGCAAGGCGGCCGAACTGGCCGAGTCCGCGCAGCGCCAGGAGGCGGCGGAGCGGTCGCGGCCCGCGCGCCCGGAGCGTTCGTACGAGCGCGGCGAGCGTCCTTCCGGCGACCGTCCCCGGCGGGACGACCGTCCACGGGACGACCGGGGCGGGCGCGACGACCGGCCGCGCGGCTCGCGCGGTGACCGGTCGTACGGCGACCGCGGCGGATACGGCGAGCGCTCGTACGACCGGGGGCGCCGGGCCTCCGACGAGCGTCCGGCGTACGGGGAGCGGCCCACGTACGGCGAGCGCTCGTACGGCGACCGCGACCGGCCGCGGCGCGACGGCGGCTTCCGCGACGGCGGGCGCCCCGGCGGGTTCTCGCGCGACCGGCACGACGGCGGCCACCGCGCGCCGCGCGCCGACCGTTCCGACCGGCCCGCGTACGGCGACCGCCCGCGTGGCGAACGTCCTTACAGCGACCGGCCGTTCAACGACCGGCCGCGTGGCGAGCGTACGTACGACCGCGCGCCTCGGCACGACCGGCACGACGGTCCCCGGCGTGAGGGCGACCGCAAGCCGCGCTGGAAGAGCTGA
- a CDS encoding tyrosine-type recombinase/integrase — MKGSTKRRCGCRNPETGKQWGTACPQRRKKDHGTWLVRQELPPDAHGNRRTFRRSGYTGALEAQADLDHIRALLALPEKDDTEGRDQVAALLEQVARDKAPLPTHEDVQRKLNRGLALNSRATMGEWLDAWIEVKRKAQRKTTANSYESHVRVHLKPRIGHIRVERFNVAAAQALFDAIDDENETIASENAARRAQEERCRWHRTGRPPADEARRLDEERAKLDAMPPYRRLAGAATKQRIRATLRAALSAAIARGLTTFNAASHVELESGKRPKAVLWTPAHEERWRETGARPSRVMVWRPDQLAAFLDVAERHRLYALWHLMAFRGLRRGEAVGQDWVNVDLDGRQLTVARTIIVDGGKAVESEPKTDDSADVVSLDTVTVAVLRKHRARQNKEKLRLGDAWANTGKVFTREDGEWLHPEQVSDAFHALVREAGLPPINLRDLRHVAATVVHAGGGDLHTIKEVLRHSTIKLASDTYTSLLREVDQESAEAAAKLVHDLRRKVVGEPGGLTSGSPGPKNAKVSRPLKLGRDTNTQVNKGFSA, encoded by the coding sequence GTGAAGGGCTCGACGAAGCGCAGGTGCGGCTGCCGGAACCCCGAGACCGGGAAGCAGTGGGGCACGGCGTGCCCCCAGCGCCGGAAGAAGGACCACGGCACCTGGCTCGTACGCCAGGAACTCCCGCCGGACGCCCACGGGAACCGGCGCACCTTCCGCCGATCCGGATACACCGGCGCCCTCGAAGCACAGGCCGACCTCGACCACATCCGCGCGCTACTCGCCCTACCCGAGAAAGATGACACCGAGGGCCGCGACCAGGTCGCCGCGCTCCTCGAACAGGTCGCGCGAGACAAGGCTCCCCTGCCCACCCACGAAGACGTGCAGCGCAAGCTCAACCGCGGCCTCGCCCTCAACTCCCGGGCCACGATGGGCGAATGGCTCGACGCGTGGATAGAGGTCAAGCGGAAGGCCCAGAGGAAGACGACAGCGAACAGCTACGAGTCGCACGTCCGCGTGCACCTGAAGCCGCGCATCGGACACATCCGCGTCGAGCGGTTCAACGTCGCCGCCGCACAGGCCCTGTTCGACGCGATCGACGACGAGAACGAGACGATCGCCTCGGAGAACGCGGCCCGGCGCGCGCAGGAGGAGCGGTGCCGGTGGCACCGTACCGGGCGTCCGCCGGCGGATGAGGCGCGGCGCCTCGACGAGGAACGCGCGAAGCTCGACGCGATGCCGCCGTACCGCCGACTCGCGGGCGCGGCGACGAAGCAGCGCATCCGGGCGACGCTCCGGGCGGCCCTGAGCGCGGCGATAGCCCGCGGGCTGACGACGTTCAACGCGGCCTCGCACGTCGAACTGGAGTCGGGCAAGCGGCCCAAGGCCGTGCTGTGGACGCCCGCGCACGAGGAGCGGTGGCGCGAGACCGGCGCCCGCCCGTCGCGGGTCATGGTGTGGCGGCCCGACCAGCTCGCGGCGTTCCTCGACGTCGCCGAACGCCACCGGCTGTACGCCCTGTGGCACCTGATGGCGTTCCGCGGGCTGCGGCGCGGTGAGGCGGTCGGGCAGGACTGGGTGAACGTCGATCTCGACGGGCGGCAGCTCACCGTCGCGCGGACGATCATCGTCGACGGGGGGAAGGCGGTCGAGTCGGAGCCGAAGACGGACGACAGCGCGGACGTGGTCTCCCTCGACACGGTCACCGTCGCCGTGCTGCGCAAGCACCGGGCGCGGCAGAACAAGGAGAAGCTGCGGCTCGGTGACGCGTGGGCGAACACGGGGAAGGTGTTCACCCGCGAGGACGGGGAGTGGCTGCACCCGGAGCAGGTGTCCGACGCGTTCCATGCGCTCGTGAGAGAGGCCGGCCTTCCGCCGATCAATCTGCGGGACCTTCGGCACGTCGCGGCGACGGTGGTGCATGCGGGCGGCGGGGACCTCCACACGATCAAGGAGGTGCTGCGGCACAGCACGATCAAGCTCGCGTCGGACACGTACACCAGCCTGCTGCGGGAGGTCGACCAGGAGTCGGCCGAAGCCGCGGCGAAGCTGGTTCACGACCTGCGCCGGAAGGTGGTCGGCGAACCCGGCGGGCTCACCTCGGGCTCACCCGGGCCGAAGAACGCGAAAGTGTCCCGGCCGCTGAAACTTGGCCGGGACACGAACACGCAGGTCAACAAGGGTTTTTCCGCTTGA
- a CDS encoding metallopeptidase family protein: MSREEFEELVAEALDRIPPELTALMDNVAIFVEDDPDPSGPELLGLYEGIPLTERGDWYAGVLPDRITIYRNPTLRICETYEHVVEEVEITVVHEVAHHFGIDDERLHELGYG; this comes from the coding sequence ATGTCGCGTGAGGAGTTCGAGGAGCTGGTCGCCGAAGCGCTCGACCGGATCCCGCCGGAGTTGACCGCGCTGATGGACAACGTCGCGATCTTCGTCGAGGACGATCCCGACCCCTCCGGGCCGGAACTCCTCGGGCTGTACGAAGGGATCCCGCTCACCGAGCGCGGCGACTGGTACGCGGGGGTGCTTCCGGACCGCATCACGATCTACCGGAATCCCACGCTCCGCATCTGTGAGACGTACGAACATGTCGTCGAGGAGGTGGAGATCACCGTCGTCCACGAAGTCGCCCACCACTTCGGGATCGACGACGAGAGGCTGCACGAACTCGGCTACGGGTGA